A window of the Mesoplasma florum L1 genome harbors these coding sequences:
- the rplB gene encoding 50S ribosomal protein L2 — MAIKKYKPTTNGRRNMTSIDYKATLTTSTPEKSLLAAKNSKAGRNNRGLITTRHKGGGHKQKYRIIDFKRNKRDVVGTIATIEYDPNRNAFICLVNYLDGEKRYILFAKGMTVGMKIVASEHADIKVGNAAPLKNIPEGTLIHNVELKPGKGGQMARSAGTSVQILGKDDDGKYVTLRLTSGEVRKVLADCYATIGEVGNEEYNLVNWGKAGRNRWRGIRPTVRGSVMNPNDHPHGGGEGRTPIGRKSPVTPWGKKALGVKTRNTKKPSEKLIVRKRNAKK, encoded by the coding sequence ATGGCAATTAAAAAATATAAACCTACGACAAACGGTCGTAGAAATATGACTAGTATTGATTACAAGGCAACTTTAACAACAAGTACTCCTGAAAAATCATTATTAGCTGCTAAAAACTCTAAAGCCGGACGTAACAACCGTGGTTTAATTACTACACGTCACAAAGGTGGAGGACATAAACAAAAATACAGAATTATTGACTTTAAACGTAATAAAAGAGATGTTGTTGGAACAATCGCTACAATCGAGTACGACCCAAACAGAAACGCATTTATTTGTTTAGTTAATTACTTAGATGGAGAAAAACGTTACATCTTATTTGCAAAAGGAATGACAGTTGGAATGAAAATTGTTGCTTCAGAACATGCAGATATTAAAGTTGGAAATGCTGCTCCATTAAAAAACATTCCTGAAGGGACATTAATTCACAACGTTGAATTAAAACCTGGAAAAGGTGGACAAATGGCTAGAAGTGCTGGAACATCAGTACAAATCTTAGGGAAAGATGATGACGGTAAATATGTAACTTTACGTTTAACATCTGGAGAAGTAAGAAAAGTTTTAGCTGATTGTTACGCAACAATTGGAGAAGTTGGAAACGAAGAATACAACTTAGTTAATTGAGGAAAAGCTGGACGTAATCGTTGAAGAGGTATTCGTCCAACAGTTCGTGGTTCAGTAATGAACCCTAACGATCACCCACATGGGGGAGGGGAAGGGCGTACTCCAATCGGACGTAAGAGCCCAGTTACTCCATGAGGTAAAAAAGCTCTTGGTGTTAAAACAAGAAACACTAAGAAACCATCAGAGAAACTTATTGTAAGAAAGCGTAATGCTAAGAAATAG
- the rplR gene encoding 50S ribosomal protein L18 has translation MKYTKQEARKRRHYRVRSKVSGTAAKPRLNVFKSNTNFYAQIIDDTTGTTLVSASSLNLGLKSGNIEAAKKVAEEIAKLAIAKSIVDVVFDRGGYLYHGKVKAFAEAARENGLKF, from the coding sequence ATGAAATATACTAAACAAGAAGCAAGAAAAAGAAGACATTACCGTGTTAGAAGTAAAGTTTCTGGAACTGCTGCTAAACCAAGATTAAATGTTTTCAAATCAAACACTAATTTCTACGCACAAATAATCGACGACACAACTGGAACAACTTTAGTTTCAGCATCATCATTAAACTTGGGATTAAAATCAGGAAACATTGAAGCAGCTAAAAAAGTTGCTGAAGAAATCGCTAAATTAGCAATTGCAAAAAGCATTGTTGATGTAGTATTTGACCGTGGTGGATACTTATACCATGGTAAAGTAAAAGCTTTTGCTGAAGCAGCAAGAGAAAACGGATTGAAATTCTAG
- a CDS encoding type Z 30S ribosomal protein S14 yields MAKKSLKVKQAKHQKFGVRNYTRCNNCGRPHAVLKKFGICRLCFRKYAYEGQIPGIRKASW; encoded by the coding sequence ATGGCTAAAAAATCATTAAAAGTTAAACAAGCTAAACACCAAAAGTTTGGCGTAAGAAACTACACTAGATGTAATAACTGTGGTAGACCACATGCTGTGCTTAAAAAATTTGGAATTTGTCGTCTATGCTTTAGAAAATATGCATACGAAGGTCAAATCCCAGGGATTAGAAAAGCTTCTTGATAA
- the rplE gene encoding 50S ribosomal protein L5: protein MKSRLETRYTEQIAPELFKELGYKSVMQVPKLTKIVINMGVGEATTDPKKLDAAVVELEQLTGQKPLVTKAKKSLAVFKLREGMPIGTKVTLRGKKMYDFLDRLTNVALPRVRDFRGVPKTSFDGFGNYTMGIKEQIIFPEIDYDKVQKLRGMDITIVTTAKTNEEAYKLLEKFGMPFAK, encoded by the coding sequence ATGAAATCAAGATTAGAAACTAGATATACTGAACAAATTGCTCCTGAATTATTTAAAGAATTAGGATATAAATCAGTAATGCAAGTTCCAAAACTTACAAAAATCGTTATCAACATGGGAGTTGGAGAAGCTACAACTGATCCAAAAAAACTTGATGCAGCTGTTGTTGAATTAGAACAATTAACTGGTCAAAAACCATTAGTAACAAAAGCAAAAAAATCATTAGCTGTATTTAAATTAAGAGAAGGAATGCCAATTGGTACAAAAGTAACTTTAAGAGGGAAAAAGATGTATGACTTCTTAGACCGTCTTACAAATGTTGCTTTACCACGTGTGCGTGACTTCAGAGGGGTTCCAAAAACTTCATTTGATGGATTTGGAAACTACACAATGGGAATTAAAGAACAAATTATTTTCCCAGAAATTGATTATGATAAAGTTCAAAAACTACGCGGAATGGATATCACAATTGTAACTACTGCAAAAACAAACGAGGAAGCATACAAATTATTAGAAAAATTTGGAATGCCTTTCGCTAAATAA
- the rplO gene encoding 50S ribosomal protein L15 — translation MKLHELKYTEGSKKDVTRVGRGMASGKGKTSTRGHKGQNSRSGGGVRVGFEGGQTPLYRRLPKIGFTSPNQKEYVILNLSDLERLNLALIDHKVLVEQKIIKNEKQLVKVLGKGSITSAINVKLNKVSKSAQAEIEKLGGKVEVI, via the coding sequence ATGAAATTACATGAATTAAAATATACTGAAGGTAGCAAAAAAGATGTTACTAGAGTAGGTAGAGGTATGGCTTCTGGAAAAGGGAAAACTTCTACAAGAGGTCATAAAGGACAAAACTCACGTTCAGGTGGGGGAGTTCGTGTAGGATTCGAAGGGGGACAAACTCCTTTATACAGAAGACTACCAAAAATTGGATTCACTTCTCCAAACCAAAAAGAATACGTTATTCTTAATCTTTCAGATTTAGAAAGATTAAATTTAGCATTAATTGATCATAAAGTTTTAGTTGAGCAAAAAATTATCAAAAACGAAAAACAATTAGTAAAAGTTTTAGGTAAAGGTTCAATTACTTCAGCAATTAATGTAAAATTAAACAAAGTTTCAAAATCAGCTCAAGCTGAAATTGAAAAACTTGGAGGAAAAGTAGAGGTGATTTAA
- the rpsC gene encoding 30S ribosomal protein S3 yields the protein MGQKVSPNVLRLGIVRDWEDTWYAEKDQYVKWLDQDIKIREGVLKLLKDAAVSKIKIERTNSNITLIIRTARPAIVLGQEGKNVSNIATAVQKIAKDRNLKVEVKVIEVKNPDADATLVARWIGEQITNRASFRTVQKLAIRKALKAGVKGIKTSVSGRLGGVEMARTEGYIEGSVPLSTLRADIDYALYEAPTTYGQIGVKVWINHGEVIGGQSQRVSEKAPMNNDRRFNNKNNNRGGRK from the coding sequence ATGGGACAAAAAGTATCACCTAATGTTTTACGTTTAGGAATCGTTAGAGATTGAGAAGACACTTGATATGCTGAAAAAGATCAATACGTTAAATGATTAGATCAAGATATCAAAATCCGTGAAGGAGTTCTTAAATTATTAAAAGATGCAGCTGTATCAAAAATTAAAATTGAAAGAACAAACTCAAACATTACTTTAATCATTAGAACTGCTCGTCCAGCTATCGTGCTTGGTCAAGAAGGTAAAAATGTTTCAAATATCGCAACAGCAGTGCAAAAAATTGCTAAAGATAGAAACTTAAAAGTTGAAGTTAAAGTAATTGAAGTAAAAAATCCTGATGCAGATGCAACATTAGTTGCAAGATGAATCGGAGAACAAATTACAAACCGTGCTTCATTTAGAACAGTTCAAAAATTAGCTATTAGAAAAGCTTTAAAAGCAGGAGTTAAAGGAATCAAAACTTCTGTAAGTGGACGTTTAGGTGGAGTTGAAATGGCTCGTACAGAAGGGTACATCGAAGGATCAGTACCTCTATCTACATTAAGAGCAGACATTGATTATGCTTTATATGAAGCTCCAACTACATATGGACAAATTGGTGTTAAAGTTTGAATTAATCATGGTGAAGTTATCGGAGGTCAAAGCCAAAGAGTTTCTGAAAAAGCACCAATGAATAATGATAGAAGATTCAACAACAAAAACAACAACAGAGGGGGACGTAAATAA
- the rplD gene encoding 50S ribosomal protein L4 yields MELKVLNVQGQEVKTISLNDSVWNVAPHKQAIYDTVISQQAALRQGTKKTKTRAEVRGGGKKPWRQKGTGRARQGSIRAPHWRGGGVTFGPTPDINYKKSVNKKVRALAFKSALSIKASEQNLVIVDKFDFAKPSTKEMISVMKNLQIDDQKTLIITKENEELVIKSSSNIKGVKTLPSIKLNVFDILNATKLVMTEEAAMAVEGVYA; encoded by the coding sequence ATGGAATTAAAAGTATTAAACGTCCAAGGACAAGAAGTTAAAACAATTTCATTAAACGATAGCGTTTGAAATGTGGCACCACATAAACAAGCTATTTATGACACTGTTATTTCACAACAAGCTGCTTTAAGACAAGGAACTAAAAAAACTAAAACTCGTGCTGAAGTACGTGGTGGTGGTAAAAAACCTTGAAGACAAAAAGGAACTGGACGTGCACGTCAAGGATCAATTAGAGCACCACACTGAAGAGGTGGAGGGGTTACTTTTGGTCCAACACCTGATATTAACTACAAGAAATCAGTAAACAAAAAAGTAAGAGCATTAGCATTTAAATCAGCATTATCAATTAAAGCTAGTGAACAAAATCTTGTAATCGTTGATAAATTCGATTTCGCTAAACCATCAACAAAAGAAATGATTAGCGTAATGAAAAATTTACAAATTGATGATCAAAAAACATTAATCATTACTAAAGAAAATGAAGAATTAGTAATTAAATCTTCAAGTAACATTAAAGGGGTAAAAACTTTACCATCAATCAAATTAAACGTATTTGATATCTTAAATGCAACTAAATTAGTTATGACAGAAGAAGCTGCAATGGCTGTTGAGGGGGTATACGCATAA
- the rplW gene encoding 50S ribosomal protein L23 — protein sequence MHLTEVIKKPVLTEKSFLGHANGVYTFLVDRRANKVQIKKTFEEIFEVKVESVRTMNYDGKEKRMGRFVGKTNNYKKAIITLKDGETLDILSDL from the coding sequence ATGCATTTAACAGAAGTAATTAAAAAACCTGTGTTAACTGAAAAATCATTTTTAGGTCACGCAAACGGTGTATATACTTTCTTAGTAGACAGAAGAGCTAATAAAGTTCAAATTAAAAAAACATTCGAAGAAATCTTTGAAGTAAAAGTTGAGTCAGTAAGAACAATGAATTACGATGGAAAAGAAAAAAGAATGGGTAGATTTGTTGGAAAAACAAATAACTACAAAAAAGCAATCATCACTTTAAAAGATGGTGAAACATTAGACATTTTAAGCGATTTATAG
- the rplP gene encoding 50S ribosomal protein L16, whose protein sequence is MLLPKRTKYRKPHKVSFKGKAKGAKTINFGEYGLMSLDGAWIDNRQIEAARIAMTRYMRRDGKVWMRIFPHISMSKKPAEVRMGSGKGNPEKWVAVVKEGTVMFEIAGVSEETAREALRLAMHKLPVRCKFVKRGEE, encoded by the coding sequence ATGTTATTACCAAAAAGAACCAAATATCGTAAACCTCATAAAGTTAGTTTTAAAGGAAAAGCAAAAGGAGCTAAAACAATCAACTTTGGTGAATATGGATTAATGTCTCTTGACGGAGCATGAATCGATAACCGTCAAATTGAAGCAGCTCGTATTGCTATGACACGTTATATGAGACGTGATGGAAAAGTTTGAATGAGAATTTTCCCACACATTTCAATGTCAAAAAAACCTGCTGAAGTTAGAATGGGATCTGGAAAAGGGAACCCCGAAAAATGAGTAGCAGTTGTAAAAGAAGGAACAGTTATGTTTGAAATTGCTGGAGTTAGTGAAGAAACTGCAAGAGAAGCTTTACGTCTTGCAATGCACAAATTACCAGTTCGTTGCAAATTCGTTAAAAGAGGTGAAGAATAA
- the rplX gene encoding 50S ribosomal protein L24 — MSKSKILVGDVVKVIAGSHKGELGPITWISKDKKWVSVQGINSLKHVKPSQTDSEGGIKEVPSKINLSNVALQDPKNKDGISKVGYQIEDGKKVRIAKKSNSPLKKASK, encoded by the coding sequence ATGAGCAAATCAAAAATCTTAGTAGGTGACGTGGTTAAAGTTATCGCTGGTTCACACAAAGGTGAATTAGGACCAATCACTTGAATATCAAAAGACAAAAAATGAGTATCAGTACAAGGGATTAACTCTTTAAAACATGTTAAACCTTCACAAACTGACTCAGAAGGTGGAATTAAAGAAGTTCCATCAAAAATTAATTTATCAAACGTAGCATTACAAGATCCTAAAAACAAAGATGGTATTTCAAAAGTGGGATACCAAATTGAAGATGGTAAAAAAGTTAGAATTGCAAAAAAATCTAACTCACCATTAAAAAAGGCAAGTAAATAA
- the rplF gene encoding 50S ribosomal protein L6 → MSRIGNRILTIPAGVEVSVASDNTVTVKGSKGTLTQKFAEVITIKVEGAELSTTRANEIKHTKQLHGTTNSLLQGMLIGVSEGFKKTLDINGVGYRAALAGSKLNLSLGYSHPVEYTIPQGITVECPKPTQIIISGIDKQVVGQVAAEIRSYRRPEPYKGKGIKYSDEIIIRKEGKAAGK, encoded by the coding sequence ATGTCACGTATAGGAAACAGAATTTTAACTATCCCTGCAGGTGTTGAAGTTAGTGTTGCATCAGACAACACAGTTACAGTAAAAGGGTCAAAGGGAACTTTAACTCAAAAATTCGCAGAAGTTATCACAATCAAAGTTGAAGGAGCAGAACTTTCAACAACAAGAGCTAATGAAATTAAACATACAAAACAATTACACGGAACAACAAACTCATTATTACAAGGTATGTTAATCGGTGTAAGTGAAGGGTTCAAAAAAACTCTTGACATTAACGGGGTTGGATATAGAGCAGCTTTAGCTGGAAGTAAATTAAATCTTTCACTAGGATACTCACACCCAGTTGAATATACAATTCCTCAAGGAATTACAGTAGAATGTCCAAAACCAACTCAAATCATTATTTCAGGTATTGATAAACAAGTTGTAGGACAAGTTGCAGCAGAAATTAGATCATACAGAAGACCAGAACCTTATAAAGGTAAAGGAATTAAGTACTCAGATGAAATCATTATTAGAAAAGAAGGGAAAGCAGCTGGTAAATAA
- the rpsS gene encoding 30S ribosomal protein S19 — MARSLKKGPFVDENLFKKAEVAKDGEVIKTWSRRSTIFPEFIGKTFGVYNGKEFIPVYVTEDMVGHKLGEFAPTRKFGGHGDDKGKK, encoded by the coding sequence ATGGCAAGATCATTAAAAAAAGGACCATTTGTAGACGAAAACTTATTTAAAAAAGCTGAAGTTGCAAAAGATGGAGAAGTTATAAAAACTTGATCACGTAGATCAACTATTTTCCCTGAATTCATCGGTAAAACTTTCGGAGTATACAATGGTAAAGAATTTATTCCCGTGTACGTAACAGAAGATATGGTTGGGCACAAATTAGGAGAATTTGCCCCAACTCGTAAATTCGGTGGTCACGGAGACGACAAAGGTAAGAAATAG
- the rpsE gene encoding 30S ribosomal protein S5, protein MENKTEVVVAENANNQTQPERKKFDRKPNRRPQGPKQFQKDDFEEKVVTIRRVTKVTKGGRHFRFAAVVVVGDKKGQVGLGTGKANEVPEAIKKAVKEAKKNLIRVPLRGTTVPHEVIGHFGAGQVLIKPAKPGTGVIAGGPARAVIELAGIADVYAKSLGRNNPINMIRATIDGLSSMHTAKKVNDLRFGKPVIKTEKPKVEETK, encoded by the coding sequence ATGGAAAATAAAACAGAAGTAGTAGTAGCTGAAAACGCTAACAATCAAACTCAACCTGAAAGAAAAAAGTTTGATAGAAAACCAAACCGTCGTCCTCAAGGACCAAAACAATTCCAAAAAGATGATTTTGAAGAAAAAGTAGTAACAATTAGACGTGTTACTAAAGTTACAAAAGGTGGACGTCACTTTAGATTCGCAGCAGTTGTTGTTGTTGGAGATAAAAAAGGTCAAGTTGGTTTAGGAACAGGAAAAGCAAATGAAGTTCCTGAAGCAATTAAAAAAGCTGTTAAAGAAGCTAAAAAGAACTTAATTAGAGTTCCTTTAAGAGGAACAACTGTTCCTCATGAAGTGATCGGTCACTTTGGTGCAGGTCAAGTTCTAATTAAACCAGCTAAACCTGGTACTGGAGTTATTGCCGGTGGACCAGCTCGTGCTGTTATTGAATTAGCAGGTATTGCAGACGTTTATGCTAAATCATTAGGTAGAAACAATCCAATCAATATGATTAGAGCTACAATTGATGGTTTATCATCAATGCATACAGCTAAAAAAGTAAATGACTTAAGATTTGGAAAACCAGTTATTAAAACTGAAAAACCAAAAGTAGAAGAAACTAAATAG
- the rpmC gene encoding 50S ribosomal protein L29, with protein MANKLMDEIRALSVEQLLERNEAKKAELFALKFQAAVGSLEQTHRIKEIKKEIARIQLVIAEKAKAGEEVNKTVKTNYNQAVTEAEKAGKEVRAKQRKMIEELQAQYENNGASNDDAIAEAMANAVVEEQNDVNEGETK; from the coding sequence ATGGCAAATAAATTAATGGATGAAATTAGAGCGCTTTCAGTAGAACAATTATTAGAAAGAAACGAAGCTAAAAAAGCTGAGTTATTCGCATTAAAATTCCAAGCTGCTGTTGGAAGTTTAGAACAAACACACCGTATTAAAGAAATTAAAAAAGAAATTGCAAGAATTCAATTAGTAATAGCTGAAAAAGCTAAAGCTGGTGAAGAAGTAAACAAAACTGTTAAAACAAACTATAACCAAGCTGTAACTGAAGCTGAAAAAGCTGGTAAAGAAGTTAGAGCAAAACAACGTAAAATGATCGAAGAATTACAAGCACAATATGAAAACAACGGTGCAAGTAATGATGATGCTATTGCAGAAGCTATGGCTAATGCAGTAGTTGAAGAACAAAATGATGTAAACGAAGGAGAAACTAAATAA
- the rplN gene encoding 50S ribosomal protein L14: MIQTLSKLKVADNSGAKEVRVIRNLGGSVRKFTGIGDIIVCSVQSATPGGAVKKGQVVKAVIVRTTRELKREDGTYIRFSENAVVIIKEDKSPRGTRIFGPIAREIKEAGFAKIASLAPEVL; this comes from the coding sequence ATGATTCAAACATTATCAAAATTAAAAGTAGCAGATAACTCAGGTGCTAAAGAAGTTCGTGTTATTCGTAATTTAGGTGGATCAGTTAGAAAGTTTACAGGAATTGGAGACATCATCGTTTGTTCAGTTCAATCAGCAACTCCAGGAGGAGCTGTTAAAAAAGGTCAAGTTGTTAAAGCTGTTATTGTTAGAACTACTAGAGAATTAAAAAGAGAAGATGGTACATACATCCGTTTCTCAGAAAATGCTGTAGTAATTATTAAAGAAGATAAATCACCACGTGGAACTCGTATTTTCGGTCCAATTGCACGTGAAATTAAAGAAGCTGGATTTGCAAAAATCGCATCTCTAGCTCCAGAAGTATTATAG
- the rplV gene encoding 50S ribosomal protein L22, with the protein MEAKAYLNMIRISPRKVRLVADTIRNKPVAAAIATLYNLDKRSAEPVLKLLNSAIANAVNNNGMDADKLFVKTIFVNEGPTLKRFRPRAHGRAYEILKRTSHVTIIVSDERI; encoded by the coding sequence ATGGAAGCAAAAGCTTATTTAAATATGATTCGTATCTCTCCTAGAAAAGTTAGATTAGTAGCAGATACAATCAGAAACAAACCAGTTGCAGCCGCAATTGCAACATTATATAACTTAGATAAAAGATCAGCTGAGCCAGTATTAAAATTATTAAACTCAGCAATCGCAAACGCAGTTAACAACAATGGAATGGACGCAGATAAATTATTTGTTAAAACTATTTTTGTTAACGAAGGACCAACTTTAAAACGTTTTAGACCAAGAGCTCATGGTAGAGCATACGAAATTTTAAAAAGAACATCACACGTAACAATTATTGTTAGTGATGAAAGAATATAG
- the rpsQ gene encoding 30S ribosomal protein S17, with protein sequence MMERNSRRILVGKVVSDKMDKTITVLVETYKNHPIYKKRVKYSKKYKAHDEQQVAKIGDKVQIMETRPLSKTKNFRLVKVVEKAIL encoded by the coding sequence ATAATGGAAAGAAATAGTAGAAGAATACTAGTTGGTAAAGTTGTATCTGACAAAATGGATAAAACAATTACTGTATTAGTTGAAACTTACAAAAACCACCCAATCTACAAAAAACGTGTTAAGTATTCTAAAAAATATAAAGCACATGACGAACAACAAGTTGCTAAAATAGGGGACAAAGTTCAAATTATGGAAACACGTCCTTTATCAAAAACAAAAAACTTCAGATTAGTAAAAGTAGTAGAAAAAGCTATTTTATAG
- the cdd gene encoding cytidine deaminase — MTEKQNVFKELLKLKDNSYSPYSNFKVACLIYLNNNEIIKGVNVENAAYPATICAERTALSQVYSLGYKKEDIKSLELYTDSESLGSPCGVCRQVISELVNWTTPISIYNKNGFQLETNINELLPHAFEPAQLIK; from the coding sequence ATGACTGAAAAGCAAAATGTATTTAAAGAATTATTAAAACTTAAAGATAATTCTTATAGCCCTTATTCAAATTTTAAAGTGGCTTGTTTAATCTATTTAAACAACAATGAAATCATTAAAGGTGTAAATGTTGAAAATGCAGCATATCCTGCAACTATATGTGCAGAAAGAACCGCATTGTCTCAAGTTTATTCTTTGGGTTATAAAAAAGAAGATATAAAATCTTTAGAGTTATATACTGATTCTGAAAGTTTGGGATCACCTTGTGGAGTTTGCCGTCAAGTTATTTCTGAATTAGTAAATTGAACTACACCAATTTCAATTTACAACAAAAATGGGTTTCAATTAGAAACAAATATAAATGAGTTATTGCCGCATGCCTTTGAGCCTGCACAACTTATTAAATAA
- the secY gene encoding preprotein translocase subunit SecY translates to MAKKFAKKSKQYSAKKSQSNNSDLRTGNFFIKNKDILGRIAFTLLLLVIIRIGVYITVPGIRLTSDYQNAINNSQFFQLLSTLGGGTIGRFSILALGVSPYITASIIVQLLSTDVVPILTRWNKSGERGRKKLDKLTKVLMIPFALMQGIATIFTLQQQGVIEPGWSSDNVLASPAFYYVLVPLVMLAGSYFMLWIADQITIKGVGNGISIVIFIGIIVQLPNQIKATYDFWIPSNESINVFFDGIIKFSIYMLVFFVVIFSVVLMNEAERKVPIQQTGSGLIDSKDHTPYLPLKLNNAGVIPVIFASALISTPITIAQIIDPTASTSTVDSANAFVRFTQHYLSFNTWWGIGIFAVMIVLFTFLYAQVQINPEKISENFQKSGTFIPGIKPGKDTTNFLKGTINRLSLFGAIFLAAIAALPYVISKLTNLPSQLAIGGTGLIICISVAIQTTQQLQGRITQHKFIESKKQNFTEEASTNSSSHIW, encoded by the coding sequence ATGGCAAAAAAGTTCGCTAAAAAAAGCAAACAATATTCAGCCAAAAAATCACAAAGTAATAATAGCGATTTAAGAACTGGCAACTTCTTTATTAAAAATAAAGATATTCTAGGTAGAATCGCTTTTACTTTATTATTATTAGTGATTATTAGAATTGGAGTATATATAACAGTACCTGGTATCAGATTGACTTCTGATTATCAAAATGCTATTAACAATTCACAGTTCTTTCAATTACTTTCAACTTTGGGGGGAGGTACTATTGGAAGATTCTCGATTCTAGCATTAGGGGTATCTCCTTATATTACTGCTTCCATTATTGTTCAGTTGCTTTCAACTGATGTTGTTCCTATCTTAACTAGATGAAATAAATCTGGTGAAAGAGGAAGAAAGAAATTAGATAAATTAACAAAAGTATTAATGATTCCATTTGCTTTAATGCAAGGGATTGCAACGATATTTACACTTCAACAACAAGGTGTTATTGAACCTGGTTGATCAAGTGATAATGTATTAGCTTCTCCAGCATTTTACTATGTATTAGTACCACTTGTTATGTTAGCTGGTTCATACTTTATGTTATGAATTGCTGATCAAATTACAATCAAAGGTGTTGGTAATGGTATTTCAATAGTTATCTTTATTGGTATTATTGTTCAATTGCCTAACCAAATAAAAGCTACATATGATTTCTGAATACCTTCAAATGAAAGTATTAACGTTTTCTTTGACGGAATAATTAAGTTTTCTATTTACATGTTAGTTTTCTTTGTTGTTATATTCTCTGTTGTACTTATGAATGAAGCAGAACGTAAAGTGCCTATTCAGCAGACCGGTAGTGGTTTAATTGATTCAAAAGATCATACACCATATCTACCACTAAAACTGAATAATGCCGGGGTTATACCAGTTATCTTTGCATCTGCATTGATATCAACTCCAATTACAATTGCACAAATTATTGACCCAACAGCTAGCACGTCTACCGTTGATTCGGCAAATGCATTTGTAAGGTTTACACAACATTACCTTTCATTTAATACGTGATGAGGAATTGGAATATTTGCTGTAATGATTGTATTATTTACATTCTTATATGCTCAAGTTCAAATTAATCCTGAAAAAATAAGTGAGAACTTTCAAAAATCAGGAACTTTCATTCCTGGGATTAAACCTGGAAAAGATACAACAAATTTCTTAAAAGGAACTATTAATAGATTGTCTTTATTTGGTGCTATATTCTTAGCTGCAATTGCTGCGTTGCCATATGTTATATCTAAATTGACTAATTTACCAAGTCAGTTAGCTATTGGGGGAACCGGTTTAATTATTTGTATATCGGTTGCTATTCAAACAACACAACAATTACAAGGAAGAATTACACAACACAAATTTATTGAAAGCAAAAAACAAAACTTTACTGAAGAAGCCTCAACAAATTCTTCAAGTCATATTTGATAA
- the rpsH gene encoding 30S ribosomal protein S8: MTTDVIADMLTRIRNANQRMLKTVNIPSSKMKLEIANILKEEGFISSFTVEGEVKKTITIELKYQGKQRVISGLKKISKPGLRVYAPANEIPQVLNGLGIAIVSTSQGIMTGKQARLSNIGGEVLAFVW, encoded by the coding sequence ATGACAACAGACGTAATCGCAGATATGTTAACTAGAATCCGTAATGCAAACCAAAGAATGTTAAAAACTGTTAACATTCCTTCATCAAAAATGAAATTGGAAATTGCAAACATCTTAAAAGAAGAAGGATTCATTTCAAGCTTCACTGTTGAAGGTGAAGTTAAAAAAACTATTACTATTGAATTAAAATATCAAGGAAAACAAAGAGTAATCTCAGGACTTAAAAAGATCTCTAAACCAGGTCTTAGAGTATATGCACCAGCAAACGAAATCCCACAAGTATTAAACGGTTTAGGAATTGCAATAGTTTCAACATCACAAGGAATCATGACAGGAAAACAAGCTCGTCTATCAAACATTGGTGGAGAAGTATTGGCTTTCGTCTGATAA